One genomic window of Cyprinus carpio isolate SPL01 chromosome A23, ASM1834038v1, whole genome shotgun sequence includes the following:
- the LOC109090937 gene encoding serine/threonine-protein kinase Sgk2-like, with product MAHYNPSVSSPSDEVNLGVSVNPHAKPTDFDFLAVIGKGTFGKVLLAKLKADGKFYAVKVLQKKVILKKKEQKNIMAERNVLLKSLKHPFLVGLHYSFQTAEKLYFVLDYVNGGELFYHLQRERCFSEARARFYTAEVASAIGYLHSLNIVYRDLKPENILLDHQGHVVLTDFGLCKEGIEPEGTTTTFCGTPEYLAPEILRKEPYDRTVDWWCLGAVLYEMLYSLPPFYSRDVSEMYDGILHKPLQLPPGKSQASSHLLYGLLQKDQHRRIGAIADFLEIKNHVFFAPINWDDLYHKRITPPYNPNVRGPADLQHIDPEFTRETVPNSVGRTPDPTPSLATSSSNAFNGFSYISGEDSFL from the exons ATGGCTCATTATAATCCA TCAGTATCGTCTCCATCAGACGAGGTCAATCTGGGTGTGTCGGTCAATCCTCA TGCCAAACCCACTGACTTTGACTTTCTGGCTGTGATTGGTAAAGGAACATTTGGGAAG GTGCTTTTAGCAAAACTGAAAGCAGATGGAAAATTCTATGCAGtgaaagttttgcaaaagaaggttatattgaagaaaaaagag CAAAAGAATATAATGGCAGAGAGGAACGTGCTGCTCAAGAGTCTGAAACACCCTTTTCTGGTCGGGCTGCACTACTCCTTTCAGACCGCGGAGAAGCTGTATTTTGTCCTGGATTACGTCAACGGTGGAGAG TTGTTCTATCACCTGCAGAGAGAGCGGTGTTTCTCAGAGGCACGAGCTCGCTTCTACACGGCGGAGGTGGCCAGTGCCATCGGATACCTTCACTCTCTCAATATAGTTTACAG AGATCTCAAGCCAGAAAACATTCTGTTAGACCACCAG GGTCATGTGGTGTTAACAGATTTTGGCTTGTGCAAAGAAGGCATAGAACCAGAAGGAACTACCACAACCTTCTGCGGCACTCCAGAG TATCTGGCGCCTGAGATCCTACGGAAAGAGCCGTATGACCGCACGGTGGACTGGTGGTGTCTCGGAGCTGTGCTCTATGAGATGCTTTACAGCTTA CCACCGTTCTACAGCCGGGACGTCTCTGAGATGTACGACGGGATCCTGCATAAACCTCTGCAGCTGCCGCCGGGGAAGTCGCAGGCCTCGAGTCACCTGCTCTACGGACTCCTGCAGAAAGACCAGCATCGCCGGATAGGAGCCATTGCTGATTTT TTGGAGATTAAAAATCATGTGTTCTTTGCCCCCATTAACTGGGACGACCTCTACCACAAGCGAATCACTCCTCCATATAACCCAAATGTG AGAGGCCCAGCAGACCTTCAGCACATTGACCCAGAGTTCACCAGAGAGACGGTGCCCAACTCTGTGGGCCGCACTCCAGATCCCACCCCCAGCCTGGCCACCAGCAGCTCCAACGCCTTCAACGGCTTCTCATACATCTCTGGAGAGGACAGCTTCCTCTGA